The DNA segment CTGGTGCTGTCCCATTGAACTTCTTCGGCGTCGCCGTTTTGCTGGGTCATGGCGACGGATTCGATCGAATGATCGAACGTCATTTCGGAATCGCTGGCTTCCGCGACGGTCCAGGCTCGGTTGCTGGTCGTGTGGACATTGGCGATTTCTTCGGACCCGTTGATCCGAGTCTTCGTTTTCGCAATGTGCGTGACTTCGTAACGCAGCGTTTGCCCAGGCTGAAGCGAGTGTGTCAGTGTGAAGGTTTCGCCGGACGTGTCTTCGGATTGCTCGAGAACCGATGATTCCTTTGCATTTCCGACCGAGTGGGGGACCAGAACGCTCTGTGTTCCCAGGCAGGCCAGTCCAATCAAAGCGAGACGACGGGACGTGGGAGGGATTCGCAGCAACATTGTGGTGGGCTCCAGTCAGAGAGTAATCGGTGGGAAGGGACCAGCAGTGATCGCCGATACCAAATGCCGGGGGGCACCGCCAGAGGAAAGTTTTGACCATCCAGTCAAGGAGCCCACGTTGCTCACGTCGATCGGTTGCTTTCAGCGTCCTTGTGAATCGGAGGCTCGGTCCAGTCCATGATGACCAACGAGTCGTTCTCAACCGTTTTTTAAGTGGATCTCGCCACGGCGGATTTTTTGAGCTCGCTCGCGGATATCAGACCACTCGGAGGAGTCCTTTCGTTCGATGTTCTTCAGTTGCAGCGTCATGCGATGGTTGCTTTGAAATTGTTGTTTGTGACGGTCGAGAAAGTCCCAGTACAGCGTCGTGAACGGGCAGGCGTCGTCCCCGGTCGATTTGGCGGGATCGTAGCGGCAATTCTTGCAGTGGTTGCTCATTCGGTTGATGTACTTGCCGGTGGCGCAGTAGGGCTTGGTCGCCATCAGGCCGCCGTCGCCGTACTGGCTCATGCCAAGTGCATTGGGCAGGCTGACCCAATCGATTGCATCCGCGTACATCGCCATGTGCCAATGATGGAATCGCAACGGGTGTGTGCCAAAAAGTTGAGCAAACAATCCAAGCACCATCAATCGTTGGATATGGTGCGCGTAGGCCGTGTCGACCAGCAATCGCATCGCATCGGCCACGCAGGCCATGTCGGTGTTTCCGTCCCAGAAGAACGGCGGAACATCTTGTTCTGAGTCGCAGTGAAGAGCGTTGCGTTCTTCGTAGTCTGGCATCCGGTTCCAATAGACTCCGCGGACGTACTCTCGCCACCCAAGGATTTGTCGTACAAAACCCTCCACGCAGTTCAGCGGCGTGTCACCATCTTGATAAGCCTTGACTGCTGCATCGACGACCTCTTTCGGCGACAGCAGGTGCAAGTTGATTGAATGAGACAATCGCGAATGATAGAGAAAGGTTTCGCCTTCCCACATCGCATCTTGGTAGGTGCCGAACCAAGGCAA comes from the Rhodopirellula islandica genome and includes:
- a CDS encoding cryptochrome/photolyase family protein — protein: MTKIRHLVLVLGDQLNHDSEAFDDFDPETDRVWMAENDEEATHVWCHQTRLVGFFSPMRHFRDELIDHGLKVLYHELTGDRRKARESSFASVLRKTLSAHSVEKILVVAPGDYRVREQLQSTAEQEDVPLEFLADNHFYCSPDQFDEWASGRKSMVMEQFYRTMRKEHSILLDEEGAPEGGQWNFDQDNRKTFGKGGPKDVPPTPSFEPDSITREVIAMVRDRFEDHPGKVDRFDLPVCRDEALESLDDFIAHRLPWFGTYQDAMWEGETFLYHSRLSHSINLHLLSPKEVVDAAVKAYQDGDTPLNCVEGFVRQILGWREYVRGVYWNRMPDYEERNALHCDSEQDVPPFFWDGNTDMACVADAMRLLVDTAYAHHIQRLMVLGLFAQLFGTHPLRFHHWHMAMYADAIDWVSLPNALGMSQYGDGGLMATKPYCATGKYINRMSNHCKNCRYDPAKSTGDDACPFTTLYWDFLDRHKQQFQSNHRMTLQLKNIERKDSSEWSDIRERAQKIRRGEIHLKNG